The DNA region AAGCTTCACGCGCTCGACTTGCATGTATTAGGCGTGCCGCCAGCGTTCGTCCTGAGCCAGGATCAAACTCTCCGTAAAAGTCATTCCCAAAGGAATGAGCCTCGCACGCTTGTGCTTTGTTCAGTTTTCAAGGTTCTGTTTTGAAGCGACATTCCTTAGTATAACACAACTTAGTTTAATGTCAATAGTTAATTTTTGCTAGGAGGAATTAAAAATAACTTTAGTAACGGTGTGCTCCTATCATTTAAAGCCGCTTTCGCAGCGACAAGAGATAATATATCATAGCCCTGTACCGATTGCAACTAGAATATTTTTCCATCTCCTTGATAAACCAATTGGAGCAACACTATAGGATGGGCAGCAATGAGCAGAAAATTTGTATGACGGGAGAAAATTTTGCCGCAATAAAAAAGCCACAATGTGGTTGCACTAGCTAATAATAAGTACACTTGAGTCATCCGCTGTTTCTCCTCCGTACCAGCCCCCGCTTCACAAAACGAGTTGATGGCTTTCTTACCACAAAATTATTTCGTTACACGAAATAAAATGCCTTGCGAGTTCCGACGACTCACAAGGCATCTTTTTCATTTTAATACCTGGAAGCCTATTTTAAGCAAAGATCGGCCGCGCAGCGGTCTATTCGACCAACCAAATAAAGTAAGCCAGGAAGATGAAGAACATGACGTACATAATGGGGTGTACGTCTTTATATTCCCCTTTAAAAATCTTAGTTAAGGGATACATGATAAAGCCTAAGGCGATCCCCGTGGCAATACTATATGTCAAGGGCATGGCGATAATCGTGACAAAAGCCGGTAAAGCAAACTCAAGTTTGTTCCATTCAATCGACCCCAAAGCTCCTGCCATTAGCACACCCACGATAATTAAAGCAGGTGATGTTAACCCCGGATTTTCCAAAAAGATTTCCAGTAAGGGAGAGAAAAAGAGAGCAACTAAAAACAGCCCTGCCACAACGACCGATGTAAAGCCTGTCCGTCCTCCAGCAGCGACACCGGCTGAAGACTCAATATAAGATGTGGTCGTGGAAGTTCCCAAAACAGCACCTACCACAGTAGCAACAGAATCAGATGAGAGCGCTCTGGATGCCCGGGGCAGCTTATTGTTTTTCAGAAACCCGGCTTGATTGGCAACAGCCATCAATGTTCCGGCTGTATCAAAAAAGTCCACAAACAAGAAGGTAAAGATAACAACCAGCATTTGGGCCGTAAAAAATTGTTCCGGATGACTCAAAGGGTAAGCGATGGCAGCCCCAAATGTGGGGGCAAGGCTGGGTATGCTGGACACAATGGCCGATGGCATGGAGACAATGCCTACCACCATACCAGCTAATGCAGTCAGGATCATCCCATAGAAAATGCCGCCTTTAAAACCGCGAATCATAAATAATGCCGTAATCACCAAGCCGAAGATGGCCAGCAGGGTGGACGGTGTCATTAATTCACCCAATTGTACGAGTGTCACCTCATCAGCGACGATAATGCCAGCATTTTGCATCCCAATAAAGGCAATAAAGAAACCAATACCGGCTCCAGCAGCCAATTTGAGCTGCAGAGGAATGGCATTAATAATCGTTTCGCGCACCTTGGTCAGGGTCAAAATAAAGAAAATAAGACCAGATACCATCACACCAGCTAAGGCTGCCTGCCAGGGAATGCCCATACCCAGCACCACCGTATAGGCGAAAAAAGCATTAAGTCCCATTCCAGGCGCCAACGCAATCGGGTATTTAGCCCATAAACCCATGATTAAACAGCCGAGAGCAGAAGCCAGTGCCGTGGCCACAAAAACAGCACCCGGATCCATTCCGGCATCAGCTAAAATAAAGGCATTGACAAACAAGATATAAGCCATGGCCAAAAAGGTGGTTAGGCCCGCAATAAATTCTTGCCGGTACGAGGTGTTATGTTTCTCAAATTCAAAGTACCGTTCCATGTCGATCCTCCTCATGTTACTTCTGTTAACAGTCACAGCAGAGCACTTTTATTTTTTCGCCGAATTGGGGTGACCGCATTTAGCAGATGGTGCTCTAAAGCAACAAAAAAGCAAAGCCAAGGCTCTTTCTACCTAGGCTTTGCTTATCTGTTAAATGACATGCAGAGATGATGAAATGACAGAGGAGGACCTCTTCATTCCTGTCACTCCGCACGTAGTCAAGCAATTTACGGTTGCCTGGTAGAGACACCTGAGCCATATTCTCAGGCATATACGCGCGAAACAATAATATTGATGTTAAGACATGCCTGTAACCATCTTTAGTGTAAATGAAATGTAGATTTTCGTCAACAAAAAACCGAACATTTCCTTGAATATTTACCAGAAGGTTCGTGTTATACTTGGGACATATTGGCCGTTTATTCCTGACCCATTATTCCCATTCAATCGTAGCCGGGGGTTTAGAGGTAATGTCATACACCACCCGGTTGACACCGGGCACTTCATTACAAATCCGGTTAGAAATCCGTTCTAACACATCATAAGGGATACGTGCCCAATCAGCCGTCATGCCGTCCACAGAGGTGACCGCCCTGATTCCAACGGTATAATCATAAGTACGGGCATCACCCATGACACCTACGGAGCGAATATTAGGCAGGGTGGTGAAGTACTGCCAGATGTCACGCTCCAGCCCTGCTTTTTTAATCTCCTCACGTAAAATGTAATCTGATTCACGCACAATCTCCAGTTTCTCTTCTGTCACTTCGCCCAAAACACGGATCGCAAGGCCTGGACCGGGGAAAGGTTGGCGCCAGACAATTTCGGGCGGAAGCCCAAGTTCTTCACCCAGCTTACGCACCTCATCCTTAAACAGCGTATTAAGAGGCTCGATTAAATCCATTTTCATTTCTTCCGGCAACCCGCCTACATTATGGTGTGACTTAATGGTTTGAGCTGTCTCTGTTCCGCTCTCAATAATGTCCGTATACAATGTTCCCTGAGCCAGGAAATCCATCTCTTCAAGTTTACTGGCTTCTTCCTCAAACACATAAATAAATTCATTACCAATGATTTTCCGTTTTTGCTCCGGGTCAGATACCCCTTTTAACTTTTGTAAAAAGCGTTCCCGGGCGTCCACCTTTACTACGTTCATTTGGAACTTGTCAGCAAAAGTTTGCATGACACTGTCAGCTTCACCTTTGCGCAGCAAACCATGATCCACAAACATACAGGTTAACTGGTCACCGATGGCCCTGTGAACCAGAGCAGCAACAACCGATGAGTCTACCCCTCCGCTTAAGGCGCACAGCACTTTTTTGTCCCCCACTTGTTGGCGAATAGCTGCCACAGCCTGATCAATAAAGGCATCCATCGTCCATTCACCTTTGCACTGACACACACCATACACAAACTGTCTCAGTATCTCCATGCCCTTTAATGTGTGTCTGACCTCTGGATGGAACTGCACAGCATACAACTTTCTGTCCCTATCCTCCATAGCAGCCACCGGACAAGTGGGACTCACTGCGGTGACTTCAAAACCAGCCGGAGGTTCCTGGACAAGGTCTCCATGGCTCATCCATACCACTTGCTCCTCTTCAAGCCCTTGCAACAAAACAGAACCGGCTCGCAGGGAAAGTGTGGCCTTGCCATATTCACGGTGCTGGGCTTTTTCCACACGCCCTCCCAAATGATGA from Caldalkalibacillus uzonensis includes:
- a CDS encoding NCS2 family permease → MERYFEFEKHNTSYRQEFIAGLTTFLAMAYILFVNAFILADAGMDPGAVFVATALASALGCLIMGLWAKYPIALAPGMGLNAFFAYTVVLGMGIPWQAALAGVMVSGLIFFILTLTKVRETIINAIPLQLKLAAGAGIGFFIAFIGMQNAGIIVADEVTLVQLGELMTPSTLLAIFGLVITALFMIRGFKGGIFYGMILTALAGMVVGIVSMPSAIVSSIPSLAPTFGAAIAYPLSHPEQFFTAQMLVVIFTFLFVDFFDTAGTLMAVANQAGFLKNNKLPRASRALSSDSVATVVGAVLGTSTTTSYIESSAGVAAGGRTGFTSVVVAGLFLVALFFSPLLEIFLENPGLTSPALIIVGVLMAGALGSIEWNKLEFALPAFVTIIAMPLTYSIATGIALGFIMYPLTKIFKGEYKDVHPIMYVMFFIFLAYFIWLVE
- the guaA gene encoding glutamine-hydrolyzing GMP synthase encodes the protein MERPDEMIVVLDFGGQYNQLIARRIRELGVYSELLPYHIPVEKLKELNPKGIIFSGGPNSVYDEGAPRCDQRIFELNIPILGICYGMQLLAHHLGGRVEKAQHREYGKATLSLRAGSVLLQGLEEEQVVWMSHGDLVQEPPAGFEVTAVSPTCPVAAMEDRDRKLYAVQFHPEVRHTLKGMEILRQFVYGVCQCKGEWTMDAFIDQAVAAIRQQVGDKKVLCALSGGVDSSVVAALVHRAIGDQLTCMFVDHGLLRKGEADSVMQTFADKFQMNVVKVDARERFLQKLKGVSDPEQKRKIIGNEFIYVFEEEASKLEEMDFLAQGTLYTDIIESGTETAQTIKSHHNVGGLPEEMKMDLIEPLNTLFKDEVRKLGEELGLPPEIVWRQPFPGPGLAIRVLGEVTEEKLEIVRESDYILREEIKKAGLERDIWQYFTTLPNIRSVGVMGDARTYDYTVGIRAVTSVDGMTADWARIPYDVLERISNRICNEVPGVNRVVYDITSKPPATIEWE